Proteins encoded within one genomic window of Paramisgurnus dabryanus chromosome 11, PD_genome_1.1, whole genome shotgun sequence:
- the taf10 gene encoding transcription initiation factor TFIID subunit 10, with translation MNVDLPQTGQTAAAATSISSSNCVGNSTSTNASSIPAVGSTNVPTSAAMATPASDSAVSNGVYVPTGIANGDVKPVISTTPLADFLMQLEDYTPTIPDAVTGYYLNRAGFEASDPRIIRLISLASQKFISDIANDALQHCKMKGTASGSSRNKAKDKKYTLTMEDLTPALTEYGINVKKPHYFI, from the exons atgaaCGTGGATCTTCCGCAAACAGGACagacagcagcagcagccacaTCCATCTCCAGCAGCAACTGTGTCGGGAACAGCACATCCACAAATGCCAGCAGCATCCCTGCCGTTGGAAGCACGAACG TTCCCACCTCGGCTGCTATGGCAACCCCAGCATCAGACTCCGCTGTGTCTAACGGGGTGTATGTGCCCACAGGGATCGCCAATGGCGATGTAAAACCCGTTATCTCAACTACACCCCTGGCTGACTTCCTGATGCAGTTGGAAGACTACACCCCTACA ATCCCAGATGCAGTCACAGGATACTACCTCAACCGAGCTGGTTTTGAAGCATCAGATCCAAGAAT AATCCGCCTCATCTCCCTGGCATCCCAGAAGTTCATCTCAGACATTGCGAATGACGCACTGCAGCATTGCAAAATGAAGGGAACAGCCTCTGGCAGTTCTAGGAACAAAGCTAAG GACAAAAAGTACACACTGACAATGGAAGATTTGACTCCGGCCTTGACAGAATATGGCATAAATGTTAAGAAACCTCACTACTTCATATGA